The proteins below are encoded in one region of Pygocentrus nattereri isolate fPygNat1 chromosome 13, fPygNat1.pri, whole genome shotgun sequence:
- the wbp2 gene encoding WW domain-binding protein 2: MALNQNHSESGGVIINNSESVLMSYENVELAFNDADRLPDLFKKSKKGSIFLTPYRVIFVTKGKDALQSFMMPFYLMKGCEVKQPVLGANYVKGTVNAEPGGGWEGTATFKLIFIAGGAIEFGQYMLQVAAQASRGQPVVGNVGCAYMANGAYACPPPPSANGIYSTGPPPPGYSYPGPPPPGAFYPNPPGFDGPAAYMPPPPYSASVAQSSLDPVLPRTPAAEAKAAEAAASASSSSLASTHVYLPEDKPPPYSPPEDKKNQ; the protein is encoded by the exons ATGGCCCTCAACCAGAACCACTCCGAGTCCGGCGGAGTCATCATCAACAACAGTGAGAG TGTTTTGATGTCTTATGAGAATGTGGAGCTGGCGTTCAATGATGCAGACCGCTTGCCAGACCTTTTTAAGAAGAGCAAGAAGGGGAGCATCTTTCTCACACCGTACAGG GTGATCTTCGTGACGAAGGGGAAAGATGCTCTGCAGTCCTTCATGATGCCGTTCTACCTGATGAAGGGCTGTGAGGTTAAACAGCCTGTGCTTGGGGCCAACTACGTCAAGGGCACCGTGAATGCTGAACCAGGGG GTGGTTGGGAGGGGACTGCCACCTTCAAGCTGATCTTTATCGCTGGAGGAGCCATTGAGTTTGGCCAGTACATGCTGCAGGTGGCAGCTCAGG CCTCTAGAGGGCAGCCTGTAGTTGGCAACGTTGGATGTGCATACATGGCCAACGGAGCATATGCATGCCCACCTCCCCCTTCAGCTAACGGAATCTACTCCACTGGTCCTCCGCCTCCTGGCTACTCCTACCCTGGGCCCCCACCTCCAG GTGCATTCTACCCCAACCCTCCTGGTTTTGATGGTCCAGCAGCTTACATGCCTCCTCCCCCATATTCTGCATCAGTGGCCCAGTCTTCTCTAGACCCAGTCCTACCCCGGACACCTGCAG CGGAGGCAAAAGCAGCAGAGGCAGCAGCCAGCGCAAGCTCTTCCTCCCTCGCGTCGACTCATGTTTATCTGCCAGAA GACAAGCCTCCACCTTACTCGCCACCTGAAGACAAGAAGAACCAATAA